The following coding sequences are from one Candidatus Nitrosopumilus sp. SW window:
- a CDS encoding DNA primase, protein MLALGQDEIAKYPFLADAGQYLKDKGFTLEQFGTDPDLKELITKAYERIQVAADGKIYKSDLIEDQVSKEAALPREVFSFLLAIVLLKLSGMHTLIKRFALAEARRAEKYLEKDLANISDESKKQLAIRVIDDLFSVQIEKLDDYFVIPVSDYLKHSINFHEREWKLVNRHVENGQVFLTPHETVRLIRKELGTYINSKIVNAKTPTMIPGFEDSVNKLVMLSKKFSTFTVTTGEYPPCIKHAIEILEKGENLPHSGRFMLATFLLSKGQSVQQIAPLFKNAPDYNERVTLYQLNHLAGTSGSGTQYSCPSCEKLKTQSLCFATSECDGIITPLQFGKKKK, encoded by the coding sequence ATGCTAGCACTTGGACAAGATGAAATTGCAAAATATCCCTTTTTAGCAGATGCTGGTCAATATCTAAAAGACAAGGGATTCACTTTAGAACAATTTGGAACTGATCCTGATCTAAAAGAACTGATAACTAAAGCATATGAAAGAATTCAGGTTGCAGCAGATGGAAAGATCTACAAATCTGACCTGATTGAGGATCAGGTATCAAAAGAAGCAGCACTTCCCAGAGAGGTTTTCTCATTTCTGCTTGCCATAGTCTTGTTAAAATTAAGCGGTATGCATACTTTAATCAAGAGATTTGCACTTGCTGAGGCAAGACGTGCTGAAAAATATCTAGAAAAAGACTTGGCAAATATTTCAGATGAATCAAAAAAACAATTAGCGATTCGTGTAATTGATGATTTGTTTTCAGTTCAAATAGAAAAACTAGATGATTACTTTGTAATTCCAGTGTCTGATTATCTAAAACATTCTATTAATTTTCATGAAAGAGAATGGAAGTTAGTTAACAGACATGTAGAAAATGGCCAAGTCTTTCTTACTCCTCACGAAACTGTAAGATTAATCAGAAAAGAACTTGGCACTTATATCAATTCAAAAATAGTAAATGCAAAAACACCAACAATGATTCCTGGTTTTGAAGATTCTGTAAACAAACTTGTAATGTTATCAAAAAAATTCTCAACTTTTACCGTCACAACTGGAGAATATCCTCCATGCATTAAACATGCAATTGAAATACTTGAAAAAGGCGAAAACCTTCCACATTCAGGTAGATTCATGTTGGCAACCTTTCTTCTCTCAAAAGGACAATCTGTGCAACAAATTGCACCATTATTCAAAAATGCTCCAGACTATAATGAACGTGTAACCCTTTACCAACTTAATCATCTAGCTGGAACATCGGGTAGTGGCACTCAATACTCTTGTCCTTCGTGTGAAAAACTAAAAACACAAAGTCTTTGTTTTGCAACATCTGAGTGTGATGGCATAATTACTCCCTTACAATTTGGAAAGAAGAAAAAATAA
- a CDS encoding deoxyribonuclease IV — translation MQIGCHVSISGSIDKAVDNAVERECSAFQIFTRNPRGWHAKPLTKEDITNFKSKLKESKIDRFATCAHMPYLPNLATPKEDGFEKSVKTLVDEVERCAQLGIPYLVTHLGSHLGTGEESGIKRLVKGLTQAGKTKNDVMILLENTAGQKNSVGSDFKQLGEIFKQLKPTKKFGVCLDSCHAFVSGYDLRTEKTVKETFAEFDKYVGIDNLKILHLNDAKGEIGCNLDRHYHLGMGGIGEEGISAIVKYANKKKIPIVLETPIDDDRDDFENIRKAKEFA, via the coding sequence ATGCAGATTGGTTGTCATGTATCAATTTCAGGTTCCATTGACAAGGCAGTAGATAATGCAGTTGAGAGAGAATGTTCAGCATTTCAAATTTTTACTAGAAATCCAAGAGGATGGCATGCAAAGCCACTTACAAAAGAAGACATTACTAATTTTAAATCAAAATTAAAAGAAAGTAAAATTGATAGATTTGCAACCTGTGCACACATGCCATATCTTCCAAATTTAGCTACTCCCAAAGAAGACGGATTTGAAAAATCAGTAAAAACTTTGGTTGATGAAGTTGAGAGATGTGCACAGTTAGGAATTCCATATCTTGTAACCCATTTGGGAAGCCATTTAGGAACTGGTGAAGAATCTGGAATTAAGAGATTAGTCAAAGGGTTAACCCAAGCAGGTAAAACAAAAAATGATGTAATGATTCTATTAGAAAATACAGCAGGACAAAAAAATTCTGTGGGTTCAGATTTTAAACAACTAGGAGAAATATTCAAGCAGTTAAAACCTACAAAAAAATTTGGTGTTTGTTTAGATTCATGCCATGCATTTGTTTCAGGATACGATTTGAGGACTGAAAAAACAGTGAAAGAAACTTTTGCTGAATTTGATAAATATGTAGGAATAGATAACTTGAAAATTCTTCATCTAAATGATGCCAAAGGTGAAATTGGATGTAATCTTGATAGACATTATCATTTAGGAATGGGAGGGATTGGAGAAGAAGGAATTTCTGCTATTGTAAAGTATGCAAATAAAAAGAAAATACCAATAGTTTTAGAGACACCTATTGATGATGACAGAGATGACTTTGAGAACATTAGAAAAGCAAAAGAATTTGCGTAG
- the glyS gene encoding glycine--tRNA ligase, which translates to MDYETVMKLALERGFYFPSCEVYADAQAGFWEYGPTGVGLKNKFLELWRRELIRRDGMLEIDGSQIMSKSVFEASGHLGNFADPIIKCTKCNSTFRADRTIAELTQIEIPESADLEEFDNAINQNNIKCPKCKGEFDKTKNFNMMFKVGIGPEEEEAYLRPETCQSIFVDFPRLYKTMRGKLPLGIAQVGKSFRNEIAPRQSLLRLREFYQAEIEVFCNPSKLDEMEKFVEIQDTVIRVQTDAEPISMTCKEAIESGTVPNKFVAYYLGILTEFYEKTGIDISKSRFRKLGDKEKAFYAEVAFDFEVETTIGWLELVACNYRSDYDLSSHANKSKEKFEVMDNDDKVLPHVFEISMGIDRSLYTILEHSLKDDKEHERVVLSLKPYLSPIHVGILSLVKKDGLKEKTDEIYLSIKRKFDAFLDHSGAIGRRYRRLDEIGAPFAVTVDHQTLEDDTVTIRKRDSMEQTRIKISEIDPILLESVAFP; encoded by the coding sequence ATGGACTATGAAACAGTAATGAAATTAGCACTTGAGCGTGGATTTTACTTTCCAAGTTGTGAGGTTTATGCAGATGCTCAAGCTGGTTTTTGGGAATATGGTCCAACAGGGGTGGGTTTAAAAAATAAATTTTTAGAATTATGGAGAAGAGAATTAATCAGAAGAGATGGAATGCTAGAGATTGATGGTTCTCAAATAATGTCAAAATCAGTGTTTGAAGCATCAGGGCATTTAGGAAATTTTGCAGATCCAATTATAAAATGTACAAAATGTAACTCAACATTTAGAGCTGATAGAACAATTGCAGAGTTAACACAAATTGAAATTCCCGAAAGTGCAGATTTGGAGGAATTTGATAATGCAATTAATCAAAATAACATAAAGTGTCCAAAGTGTAAAGGAGAATTTGATAAAACAAAGAATTTCAATATGATGTTTAAAGTAGGAATTGGTCCTGAAGAAGAAGAGGCATATCTTAGACCAGAGACATGTCAATCAATCTTTGTTGATTTTCCTAGATTATACAAAACTATGAGGGGGAAACTTCCTTTAGGGATTGCTCAGGTTGGAAAAAGTTTTAGAAACGAAATTGCGCCAAGACAAAGTCTCTTACGTTTAAGAGAATTTTATCAGGCAGAAATTGAAGTATTTTGTAACCCATCAAAACTAGATGAGATGGAAAAATTTGTAGAGATTCAAGATACGGTAATCAGAGTACAAACAGACGCTGAGCCAATTTCAATGACATGTAAGGAAGCAATAGAATCAGGAACAGTCCCGAACAAGTTTGTTGCATATTATTTAGGAATACTGACTGAGTTTTATGAGAAAACAGGAATAGATATCTCAAAGAGCAGATTTAGAAAGTTAGGAGACAAGGAAAAAGCATTCTATGCAGAAGTTGCATTTGATTTTGAAGTAGAAACGACAATCGGATGGTTAGAACTGGTTGCATGTAATTACAGATCAGACTATGACTTGTCCAGTCATGCAAACAAGAGTAAAGAGAAATTTGAAGTGATGGATAATGATGATAAAGTCTTACCACATGTTTTTGAGATTTCAATGGGAATTGATAGAAGTCTATACACAATTTTAGAGCATTCATTAAAAGATGATAAAGAACATGAAAGAGTTGTATTATCATTAAAACCATATCTCTCACCTATTCATGTAGGGATTTTATCCTTAGTAAAAAAAGACGGGTTGAAAGAAAAAACAGATGAGATTTATCTTTCCATAAAAAGAAAATTTGATGCATTTTTAGATCATTCTGGTGCAATCGGTAGAAGATATAGAAGATTAGATGAAATTGGAGCTCCGTTTGCAGTTACAGTTGATCATCAAACATTAGAAGATGACACCGTTACTATAAGAAAAAGAGATTCTATGGAACAGACAAGAATAAAAATTTCAGAAATTGATCCAATTCTTTTAGAATCAGTTGCATTCCCATAG
- a CDS encoding glycosyltransferase family 2 protein, translating to MYSLSKTSKNNDDTISIILPTYNESKNIIQIIESIRENLPKYLKYETIIVDDNSPDGTGKIVEDYIKSFKDVANQSIKLIHRTTKNGLSSAIIKGIQQSSGETIVVMDSDFSHPPQIIPKMLETLRKYQYDVVIASRYVSGGKIKDWTLKRKVISKFATKIAKFSLKVSVNDPMSGFFIFKKNIINGLHFDGLGFKILLELIVKTKDVKIKEVPYTFTDRKFGSSKLDTKTIFDFGKSVFKLYRYGKQFSKNETRKSIKFISKAGRFYTVGASGFIVNYIVSLFLSNNIPELWYVQANVFGILASIISNFILNKTWTFEDKDFKPRKTITQFTKFLTFSSIGAAIQLGMVFSLVDNYQLDYPIVLLLAVLSAAFGNFILNKKFTFKEKTWC from the coding sequence ATGTATTCATTGTCTAAAACCTCAAAAAATAATGATGATACTATATCAATAATATTGCCTACATACAATGAATCAAAAAATATCATACAAATTATCGAATCGATAAGGGAAAATCTTCCAAAATATCTTAAATATGAAACAATAATTGTTGATGATAATTCCCCTGATGGAACTGGAAAAATTGTGGAGGATTATATCAAATCTTTTAAAGATGTTGCAAATCAATCTATAAAACTAATTCATCGTACTACAAAAAATGGATTGTCTTCTGCAATCATTAAAGGTATACAACAATCTTCTGGAGAAACAATTGTGGTTATGGATAGTGATTTCTCACATCCGCCACAAATTATTCCAAAAATGTTAGAAACCTTGAGAAAATATCAGTATGATGTTGTAATTGCATCAAGATATGTCTCTGGTGGAAAGATTAAAGACTGGACATTGAAAAGAAAAGTAATTAGCAAGTTTGCAACAAAGATTGCAAAATTTAGTCTCAAAGTATCTGTAAATGATCCAATGTCTGGATTTTTTATTTTTAAAAAAAATATTATAAATGGTTTACATTTTGATGGTTTAGGATTTAAAATTCTCTTAGAATTGATTGTTAAAACTAAGGATGTTAAGATCAAAGAAGTGCCATATACTTTCACTGATAGAAAATTCGGTTCTAGTAAGTTAGACACAAAAACTATTTTCGATTTTGGAAAATCTGTTTTTAAGCTTTATCGGTATGGCAAACAATTTTCAAAAAATGAAACAAGAAAATCAATAAAATTTATTTCAAAAGCTGGAAGATTTTACACTGTTGGAGCTTCTGGGTTTATTGTAAATTATATCGTATCTCTTTTTCTTTCAAATAATATTCCTGAATTATGGTATGTTCAAGCAAATGTATTTGGAATTTTAGCTTCAATAATTTCTAATTTTATTTTAAATAAAACTTGGACTTTTGAAGATAAAGATTTCAAACCACGAAAAACTATAACACAATTTACAAAATTCTTAACTTTCAGTTCTATTGGTGCAGCAATACAACTTGGAATGGTATTTTCTCTAGTAGATAATTATCAACTAGATTATCCTATTGTTTTGTTGCTTGCAGTGTTGTCTGCTGCTTTTGGAAATTTTATCCTTAACAAAAAATTTACTTTCAAAGAAAAAACCTGGTGCTAA
- a CDS encoding tetratricopeptide repeat protein, with protein sequence MKNFKIIIIFLLTVSIVGIFDSFAVNIDFLEEKVVDNIKNQDYDKAVVDLRTILEIEPDNKFALNNITGVLIELDKFEESIEYADILLEIDPNNTKAMNNKAIASLELEDWIEAFRNFKKAIDTDPENKIAFENLKKLGEDIPWAIETDAYAIAKIYDKNDALIGYTTHNQITIQAPLGFWHLKEFGSINDVMYNGKNVQYITFIDSAVFDESQFLGVVNLDLIYPQGRIHILELVLANGFIVSEGDKVIYEIIIFDPKF encoded by the coding sequence TTGAAAAATTTTAAAATAATAATTATATTTTTGTTAACCGTTTCTATTGTTGGGATTTTTGATAGTTTTGCTGTAAACATTGATTTTTTAGAAGAAAAAGTCGTTGATAATATTAAGAATCAAGATTATGATAAAGCTGTTGTTGATTTAAGAACAATTTTAGAAATTGAGCCCGATAATAAATTTGCTTTAAATAATATCACTGGAGTGCTTATTGAATTAGATAAATTTGAAGAATCTATTGAATATGCAGACATATTATTAGAAATTGATCCAAATAATACAAAAGCAATGAATAACAAAGCAATAGCAAGTTTAGAACTAGAGGACTGGATAGAAGCATTCAGAAATTTTAAAAAGGCGATAGATACCGATCCAGAAAATAAAATTGCTTTTGAAAATCTGAAAAAACTTGGTGAAGATATACCATGGGCAATTGAAACAGATGCATATGCTATAGCTAAAATATATGATAAAAATGATGCACTGATCGGATACACAACTCATAATCAGATTACTATACAAGCTCCTTTAGGATTTTGGCATCTTAAAGAATTTGGTTCAATTAATGATGTGATGTATAATGGGAAAAATGTACAATATATTACATTTATTGATTCAGCAGTATTTGATGAAAGTCAATTTTTAGGAGTTGTCAATTTAGATTTAATTTATCCTCAAGGGCGAATTCATATCCTTGAATTAGTTTTAGCAAATGGGTTTATTGTTTCAGAGGGAGATAAAGTAATTTATGAGATAATCATTTTTGACCCAAAATTTTAG
- a CDS encoding Snf7 family protein, whose translation MPNFDKTWARQETQSVTGKLREAVKPQGALKPRIQTAVNKLQVQISKMDSMLGKLHERDAQLFQRVVTAMQQHDTSTSRVLSNELAEIRKVTKMLGNARMSLEQVQLRLTTIHDLGDAMVAIGPAMSTMKGLKSSLGRFMPEADSELNTMTQTLNGLMMDSLAGDSFNMESDVSSEETEKILQEASAVAEQQIGDKFPSVPSSTGLSSGTSTSTFE comes from the coding sequence ATGCCAAACTTCGATAAGACTTGGGCTCGACAAGAGACCCAAAGCGTAACTGGCAAACTCCGAGAAGCAGTAAAGCCTCAAGGTGCATTAAAACCACGAATTCAAACTGCAGTAAACAAACTACAAGTCCAAATCTCAAAAATGGACTCTATGTTAGGTAAACTGCATGAAAGAGATGCGCAACTCTTTCAGAGAGTGGTGACTGCAATGCAGCAACATGATACTAGCACAAGTAGAGTTTTGTCTAACGAATTAGCTGAAATTCGTAAAGTTACAAAGATGCTCGGCAACGCAAGAATGTCATTAGAACAAGTCCAGCTAAGACTCACGACTATTCATGATCTTGGTGATGCTATGGTAGCAATTGGACCAGCAATGTCTACAATGAAGGGATTGAAGTCATCGCTAGGAAGATTCATGCCAGAAGCAGACTCAGAATTGAATACAATGACTCAAACGCTCAATGGACTAATGATGGATTCACTAGCAGGAGACTCGTTTAACATGGAGTCAGACGTTTCTAGTGAAGAAACTGAGAAAATCTTGCAAGAAGCATCTGCAGTAGCTGAACAACAGATTGGTGATAAATTCCCATCTGTACCTTCATCAACCGGACTTTCGTCAGGAACCTCTACTTCTACCTTTGAGTAG
- a CDS encoding glutamate racemase → MVRIVVFDSGLGSLSVIQEMKKVFKSEIIYFADQENYPYGKKSQAQLKKITHKSIKLLEKFSPDFIVVASNTPSLMLNISSSKIFDIKPPLKEAKKLSKSKQIGILATESATKSKGLSKYIQKNIPEFFKIFKINGSKLVDLVESGKFLTEKKYCEKIIKKELQILNKNQIDVVTLSSTHLLFLKKYLQKEFPNTQFIDPGKIVAQKIYSKIKNKQSKRNSLKIFASGNTKDFQSKLLKIGIKNKVSSLSF, encoded by the coding sequence GTGGTTAGAATTGTAGTATTTGATTCAGGATTAGGCTCATTATCTGTAATCCAAGAGATGAAAAAAGTATTCAAATCTGAAATCATCTATTTTGCAGACCAAGAAAATTACCCATATGGCAAAAAGTCTCAGGCTCAATTGAAAAAAATCACGCATAAATCTATTAAGTTATTGGAAAAGTTTTCACCTGATTTCATAGTTGTTGCATCAAATACGCCTAGTCTCATGCTGAATATATCTTCATCAAAAATTTTTGATATAAAACCACCACTAAAGGAAGCAAAAAAACTTTCAAAATCAAAGCAAATTGGAATTCTTGCAACAGAGTCTGCAACAAAAAGTAAAGGATTGTCAAAATATATTCAAAAAAATATTCCAGAATTTTTTAAAATTTTTAAAATTAATGGATCAAAATTAGTGGATTTAGTTGAATCAGGAAAATTTCTAACAGAAAAAAAATATTGTGAAAAAATCATTAAAAAAGAATTACAGATATTAAATAAAAATCAAATTGATGTTGTTACACTCTCTAGTACACATTTACTATTTTTAAAAAAATATTTACAAAAAGAATTTCCAAATACACAATTTATTGATCCAGGAAAAATTGTAGCTCAAAAAATCTATTCCAAAATAAAAAACAAACAATCAAAAAGAAATTCTTTGAAAATTTTTGCTTCTGGAAACACAAAAGACTTTCAATCAAAATTATTAAAAATTGGAATTAAAAACAAAGTTAGTTCTTTGTCTTTTTAG
- the cobM gene encoding precorrin-4 C(11)-methyltransferase — protein sequence MSDVFFVGCGPGDPELITVKAKKLIQKADVVVYSGSLIPKPILKLCKKGKLYDAAGMVREEIFDVLYKNAKKDKLVVRLHDGDPSIYGAIKEQIDNLTKKGIKSTVVPGVTAFLASAAALGTQLTLPGVTQTIIVTRAESRTKVPKREKISELAKHKATLIFYLSVHLISNLVKEAIAGGYKKKTPVAVVYRASWKDQKIIKGTLGDIAKKLKEEKITRTAIIIISDVIDPETYEYSKLYDKKFSHGYRKAKKTKN from the coding sequence GTGTCTGATGTATTTTTTGTTGGTTGTGGACCAGGTGATCCTGAACTAATTACAGTTAAAGCAAAAAAACTAATTCAAAAAGCAGATGTTGTTGTTTATTCTGGGTCATTAATTCCTAAGCCTATTTTGAAATTATGTAAAAAAGGAAAACTCTATGATGCAGCTGGAATGGTTAGAGAAGAAATTTTTGATGTATTGTACAAAAATGCAAAAAAAGACAAACTTGTTGTAAGACTACATGATGGTGATCCCTCAATATATGGTGCAATTAAAGAGCAAATTGATAATCTCACAAAAAAGGGAATAAAATCTACAGTTGTGCCTGGAGTAACTGCATTTTTAGCCTCAGCTGCTGCATTAGGGACACAATTGACTCTCCCTGGAGTTACCCAAACAATAATTGTAACTAGAGCAGAATCTAGAACCAAAGTTCCAAAAAGAGAAAAAATTTCAGAGCTTGCAAAACACAAAGCAACACTAATTTTCTATCTTAGCGTTCATTTGATTTCTAATTTAGTTAAAGAAGCAATTGCAGGCGGATACAAAAAGAAAACACCAGTTGCTGTTGTGTATAGAGCAAGCTGGAAAGATCAAAAAATCATTAAAGGAACACTTGGAGACATTGCAAAAAAACTCAAAGAAGAAAAAATTACTAGAACTGCAATTATAATAATCAGTGATGTAATTGATCCTGAAACATATGAGTATTCTAAACTATATGACAAAAAATTTAGTCATGGTTATAGAAAAGCTAAAAAGACAAAGAACTAA
- the cobI gene encoding precorrin-2 C(20)-methyltransferase, producing MPGLIGIGVGPGDPELLTVKAVKAIQDADIIMCPASKEDRPSIALSVVDSIIDKSKNQEIVKLIFPMTKDQDVLKETWKKNAKIMAETVQSGKNVVYLTVGDPFLYSTWIYMHKDLTEKYPEMNISVIPGIVSMFTFASKVGVSIAEGAEKVAIIPSCYDLSSVKEIAKNSESMIFLKDGRYFDQVIDVLKESGFPDNSIFAIGQDLGTENEIIRKMTLGEVNNDTLTTKYFSILVVKRV from the coding sequence ATGCCTGGTTTGATAGGAATTGGTGTTGGCCCTGGGGATCCTGAACTTCTTACGGTCAAGGCTGTAAAGGCAATTCAAGATGCTGATATTATCATGTGTCCTGCCTCAAAAGAAGACAGACCTAGTATTGCATTATCTGTAGTTGATTCTATTATTGATAAATCAAAGAATCAAGAGATTGTAAAGTTGATTTTTCCTATGACTAAAGACCAAGATGTTCTTAAAGAAACCTGGAAAAAAAATGCAAAGATTATGGCTGAAACTGTACAATCTGGAAAAAACGTTGTCTATCTAACAGTAGGTGATCCATTTTTGTATAGCACTTGGATTTACATGCACAAAGATCTTACAGAAAAATATCCTGAGATGAACATTAGTGTTATTCCTGGAATTGTTTCTATGTTTACTTTTGCTTCAAAGGTTGGTGTAAGTATTGCAGAAGGTGCAGAAAAAGTTGCAATTATTCCTTCATGTTATGATTTAAGTAGTGTTAAAGAGATTGCAAAAAATTCTGAATCTATGATATTTCTAAAAGACGGTAGATATTTTGATCAAGTCATTGATGTTTTAAAGGAATCAGGATTTCCTGATAATTCTATTTTTGCAATAGGACAAGACTTGGGAACTGAAAATGAAATAATTAGAAAGATGACTCTGGGTGAAGTAAATAATGATACATTAACTACAAAATATTTCTCTATATTGGTGGTAAAACGTGTCTGA